CGGGATGGGATCGCTCGGCGCGATGCAGGCCGGCAGCCGGGATCGCTACGGCCAGGATCAGGAAGCGCCCGGGAAACTGGTTCCCGAAGGCATCGAGGGCCGCGTCGCGTACAAGGGCTCGCTTTCCTCCATGGTCACGCAACTGGTCGGCGGCTTGCGCGCCGGCATGGGTTACTGCGGCGTGAATTCAATCGAGGAACTCCAGACCAGAACACACTTCATGAAGATCACCGAAGCCTCCTTGCGCGAGAGCCACGTTCATGACGTGTTTATTACAAAAGAATCGCCGAACTACCAGTTAGACGAGTAAACGTTTATACTACGTCGCTTGGAGGTCCAAACATGAGACGTATCATACCGGTTGTTCTGTGCATCCTGGCATTTTCGGCCATCGCGCTCGCGCAGGCCAGCAGCCCCGACATCGACAAGGCATTGATGCCGCTTCCCGCCAGACTGAAAGCCGCCGCAACGGTCATTAAATGGAAGTCGGACTTCACGTACGACACATTGCGAAAAGGCACGAACCCACTGGTCTGTTACGACCGCTCCGGCCAGCCCGGCCAAAAGGCGTTCGCTGTGGAGTGCACGAGCCTGACGAACCTGAATCGCGTGGCGCAGAGCCTCAAGATCGAAGCCACCGCGGGAGACGCAAAGGCCGTGCGGGCGGCATTCGAGGATCTGGAAAAAGCCGGTAAGTGGACAAAACCGGAATTCGGATCGATCTGGTATCACATGTCCGGAGCGGACGCGGGCCAGGCGAACACGCACCTTACAGTCGCAGTGCCCGGCGCAACCAACAAAACGCTCGGGCTTCCCGAAGACGGCAAACAGGGCGGCACCTGGATCATGAACGCAGGCACATCCGCTGCCCATCTGATGATCAACGGCGAATAAGCCTATCGAATTCAGGCGGCGATGATGAAGTCTCTCATCCTTGGTCTGCTTCTCATCGCCGCGTTTCCCGCCGCGCAAAGCCAGCAGAAGTTCACCGGCACCATCACGGACGACATGTGCCCCGCCGGCGACCATTCCCGCATGCGAATGGGATCGAACGACGCCGAATGCACCATCGCGTGCGTCGATGCCCACGGTGCTCAATACGTTCTCTATGACGGAAAAAACACCTACATCCTGAGCGATCAGAAGTTGCCTGAGAAATTCGCCGGCCAGAAGGTTACGGTCACCGGCACCCTCGACGCAAAAACCCGGACGATCCGGGTCGCCTCCATTATCCCGGCTCGTTAGAGATCCAACTTGCAGCTCCAGGTGCCGGCAAGGTGAATCGCGCCGCTCTTCTTTTGCGTCGACGACAGGTCGGCTTCAACGGTGCCGGAAACCGCTTGGCCACTTGCGCTGCTGATGACGACCGACCCGGATGTGGTGAGCCATTTCTCTTGAATGCCGGGTATGCCTTCGGTGTGAAGCGTGACCTCGACCGGCGTGTCTCCGGCCACTTTGACGGCCGCATCGTATTTCCCGGAGCCGTTGTACGGCACGATCTCGAAGACCACGCTCAGGAATTTCGAGCCCAACCCCGTCGCCTTCCCCGACTGCAAATGAGCGCCGTAATGAAACAGCGTCCCGCCGGATCTCGTGAGATGGCAGTTTACTGAAGCCGTTTTCGGATCCATCTGCGCAGCCATGCTGCCGGTCACGGCAAGATCTGCAGGAGCACCATTGAGGATCGCCGACATCGAGGCCGCGGCGACAATGAGAGCGACGGATTTCGTGAGATACATTGGGCCTCCCCTTTGAAAACTTAAAGACCTGGGACAGACACCGAATCGGAAAAAGCGTGAATTCGGTGTCTGTCCCAAGATCTCCATACGTTCGCTATTTCTTGCCGCGGAACGAACGCTCCGCCGTGTCTTTTGGATCCAGCGAAACAGGTTGATCCCGCCACAGCCAGCGCATCATCTCCGGAAGCATGGCGCCGCCCATATTGTGGCTGTGTACGCCCATGCCCCACGAATAGTTGACGTCGTAGCCTTTTTTGCTCAGCGCTTCCATCAGCCGGACATTCTGCAGAAACCAATCGCGCTGCGGATCGTACTCAATGCTTTGCGCCGTCGTTCCCCGATTGTCGTTACGACCGTCGATCATGAAAATGCGAATCGGCTTCTTCACGCGGCGATCATCACCGGGATATCGGCGCGATAGATAAGGTTGTCGAGCACGTTTTGCGCGCGGTAGTTGCCGTCGGCCTTCAGATACGTCGCGCCGTCATGGAACACCATCAAGGGCACTTCGCGCGACGCATCATAGGCAGCCGGAACATAAATCCAGTAGCTGTGTTCGACACCGGGATACGCTTTGCTCGGCAGCTTGAACGGCCCGCGCACTTCGCCCTTGGGAACGCCTTCACGCGGAAGCGAGTCCGGACCAAGCGTGTAGAACGCATCGAATGGCGACGCGGCCGGCGGTCCGCCCGGAGCGCGCTGCGCTGAAAGCAGTTCAGCGTGCACGATCGTGAGAGCGCACGTCATTCCGATGAGAACCACAACCCGTCGCAATTGCTTTTTCATAGTTCCGCCGTTTTACCATAAAGTAACGCCGATGCCGCAACTGCTTCCACAACTCAATAAGGACGAACAAGCCCGGCTCTTCGAGGAATTGAACTACATGAACATGGAAGAGATCCGCGGCTTCTGTTCTGCGCGCGGCATCCCTTACAAGATTCTTGCGGAGTATCCGGGCGGAAAAGTGAAGGTCACGAAGGACACGGATCGAAAACCGATCATCCTGGCTCGCGTCCGTCACTACTTGAAGACCGGCAATGCCGGCTCGCCGACGCTCATCGCCGCGAAGATTGTGCGTGACGACAATCCACCCGCGAGGCCCGAACATCGTGCGCGGCTGTACTATCGCTGGTATGCGAAGGAGCACACCGGAATTATCCGGAAACTTCAGGAACTCACGGATGGGCAATTCCGCGACGGCGCCGTCGCGAGAGTGATCGTCATGGAGTTCTGGACTCGTGGAGAAGCGCCGACGCTCGAAGAGTTCGCGCGCGCGTGGACAAAGGCGAACGCGGACCGAGACTGGTTGCTCACGGCCGAGTACGCTTACCTTACCGATCTCCAACGCGACCAGGCGGGAAGCGATTGGAAGAGCGTGCGCAAAGCCAAAGCGGCATCGGCTCTACGGACGCTGGCAAGAATTGCCGATTAGTTCCTGCGCAGGAAACATCGACCCGGCTGTACGCGTTCGTGCTTCCATCCGGCCGAGAGACTCCTGTGGAATTTCAGGGACGCACCCCGGCTTTAATTCGGTAATTGTTTGTCTTAGCGAGCGGTTATCAGATCGGCGAGTCTCAGCTTGATGAATGCCTGGCGACTGACTCCAATGCGTCTCGCTTCACGATCGATCGCATCGAGTAGATCTACCGGAAAATCGGCATTTACCCTCTGGAAGACGCGCCCTGGCCGAGTCGACTTTGCAAGGTCGAGGTGAGGCGTGAGATCTTTTCCCACATCGTGCATTTTGTCCAAACGGGCTGCGCTCAGCGCCTTATCTTGCGAGGTAACGCGCTTCTTCCTCGGCGCGCGCGCGCCGGACCGAGATGATGCGTGTTTTTTCATTGCGGTATAAAAATTATACCTTAGCGCGCCTGCGTGGAAACGGCAGGAATCCGTCTGCACGTCGATTTGGGTGGGGCGCACACCTGAATTCCGTAATTAAATTACCTGCTCGAGATGCCTCTCTGGAATCCGGGCACAAAAAGTCAGGCATTCGTTGCAAGGACCGGCGATAAAATGTTCGCCCATGCAGACTCGACTCCTATTCCTCGCTTCGATTGTGGCCCGGCCTGTACGCTCTGTCTTGCTCCGGCAGCCGCCGCCCAGAGTCCGCCGATACACGTCATGGTGTCGAACGGCCTGAAGGCATCCATGGGGGATTTGCGCACGACCTGCGAGGCGAACGTGACATCCTCTGGTTATTCGCTACAACTCCACGGCGGTCATTTCGATCTCAGCGGAGCGGCATTCGGATCGGCGGCCTTTGCAACTACATGGAACATCTCTGAATCGCATCCTAGAAGACAGGTTATCAGCCGCAGATGGCGCGGATGACGCAGATGGTCGCACACCCATCTGCGTTATCCGCGTCATCTGCGGCCAATACCAATCCGCATAATAGGCACCGCAACGGACAACCCGTTCCGGCGGGGACCATCTGAAGGCTTTCGCGAGGATTCCCGCGCCAGAAGCCGCGCCGGCGGCGGCCCCCGCAATCCCTGAAAAGGGCGGAAAAGAAAAATAGAAGGGTCAGACACCGCAGCCGGATGCGCCGGACGATTGCGTAAGCCCGGCGCTCAATATGTTTGACACGGTGATTCCGCTGTTGTATTCATTCACCACGTTTGGGGTAATAGAAGGTTTTAGTTGGAAACGCTTTGGGGGAACTCGGGTCATGAGAAAAGTCGTACGGTGTCTCATCGTGGTAGTGTGCGTTGGTTTGTCAGTTGGTCTGTCGACGGCTGCATTTGCTCAAACAATTAATGCCAGCCTGAGTGGAACCGTGCAGGACAGCACACAGGCATTGATTCCGGGTGTAACGATCACCGCGACGAACACCGAAACAGGAGTCACGGCAACGACGGTAACCAATGAAACCGGCGTCTACAACTTTTCCAGTCTTCAGCCCGGGAGATCCTATTCGGTAAGCGCGGAACTACCCGGTTTTCGGACCAAGCTCGTCAAGGACGTGGCACTGGGGAGTGCGCTGCAGGTACGGCAGAACTTCGTCCTGGAAGTGGGTGAAACAGCCTCCACTACCGTTGATGTGAGCGCCGCAATCGATTCGACGCTGGCCACGACGACTGTATCGGTCGGCAACGATCTTTCGGGAGACAAAGTGCGGAACCTTCCGCTGGTCGGCAACAATGTGCTCGATATGATTAACATCATGCCGGGGTACACTCCACCGCCGACACTCAACAATTCGACGGTCGCGGCCCAGGCCACTCTCTATGGCCTGTCGGTCATGTCGGTCAATACGACAATGGACGGCATCAGCGTCCAGGACAGCCGGTACGATCTGGGCATCAATTCCGCAACGCACATCAATCCGGATCTGGTTGACGAGATCCGTCTGATCGTGTCGCCTGCGGATGCGGAGACCGGCCGCGGTTCAGGACAAGTGCAGATTCTGACAAAGTCGGGAACGAACAAATTCTCCGGCCACGCGTTCTGGAACGTGCAGAATCCAGCGCTCAACGCCAATACCTGGAGCAACAACCGGACCGGTGTCAAACCGGACTGGTTCAACCAGCAACAGTACTCCGTGAGCTTCGGCGGGCCGATCGTCAAGAACAAGACATTTTTCTTCGCCCTGTATGAAGGCCAGAAGATGAACTCCCGCTCCCTGGCTACGGCAACGGTGATGACGGCGGAGGCGCGGAAGGGCAATTTCAGGTTCTTTCCCGGAATCGCCAACGGCAACACCGACTCCGCGACTACCTGCACGGGCGCCACGCCGACAGCGCCGGTCGTCGATCTGCTGGGCAATCCGGTTGCGCTCAGCAGGCTTCAAGCGGCCTGCCCGGGTATCACTGCGTTGGGCCCCATGCAAACCGTCAGCGTTTATGGCCGCGACCCCAACCGGCTGGCGCTCGACTCGACCGGGTACGTTCAGCGCGTGATTAACAGTATGCCGATGCCGAACTACTTTGGCGGCAGCGGCGATGGCCTGAACCAGGCGCAATTCCGCTGGATCCAGCATGGAGACAGTCTGATCGGAGGCCAGCAGGGACTGGAACCGGACGTCAACCGAAACCAGGTCAACGTCAAAATCGACCACAACTTTAATGCCCGAAACAAACTGACGTTCAGTATCAGCGATGAGCGCCGTCATTCCACGACGGCTCGAGCGGTATATCCGACCGCGGAGCAATGGGCAGGCCACACCGAACGTCTGCCCCGCGTGATCACATCGCAGCTTACGTCGACGCTGTCTCCAAGGATCGTCAATGAGTTCCGTTTCGGGTTCCAGCGGACGAAAGGCGGCACAACGTACCCCTATGACGACCCTGCAACCAAAGACGCGATATTCAAGTACCTGCCGGTCATCAATGGAGTCCCGCTCATCGGCCTGCCCCTGACCTACAGCTCCAATGCGCTCAATCCCGGCTTGAACACCAACATCAGCACGAACCACCTGACTTCGTTCGCCGACACGCTGAGCTTCCTTAAAGGAAAGCACGCATACAAAGGCGGCGTTGAAATCCGGGCGCTTTCCGCGGCAGGCTATAACTCCGCGAACGGCATACCGCACGCCATCGGCGGCGCCGGAACCATCGCGGTGCAAGGGTTTACGCCGGCACTCATCCCCGGCCTCATCGGCAGCACGACGACCGGCACTATTGCCGGAGCGCAAAACCTGCTGCTCGCCCTGAACGGTTCCATCAGCAGCGTCAGCCAGGCGTACATCCTCACCAGTGCGAAGCAGACAAATAACTATGTGGGATACGCCCCCAACGATTCGACGAACGAATTCAAATATCGGGAATACGACCACAATGAAGTCAGCCTCTTTTTCAAAGACGACTGGAAACTGCGGCCATCGTTGACGATCAATCTCGGCGTGCGCTGGGAGTATTACGGAGTGCCATGGGAAGCCAATGGTCTGCTCGCATCGGTGGTAGGCGGCGGCCTGGCGGGAGGATTTGGCTATACCGGGACCGGCTGGGCGGATTGGGGGAAGTACGGAGCGCAGAACGGTGCTCTGACGACGGTCCAATTTGTCGGCAAAAATTCGACTCATTCCGGACAACAGCTCTACAACACCGATTGGAACAACTTCGGCCCGAATGTAGGTTTCACCTGGTCGCTCCCATGGTTCGGAAAGGATAAAACCGCGCTGCGAGGCGGTTATGGCGTCAGCTACCAAACCGGAGTCACGCCGATCGATCTCGACACGTTTGTGTCGACACTGCCTGGCTTGAGCGATACACCGCCAAGCGCATTTGCCGCAGCGACGAACCTGACGAATGTCAGTTTACCGGTCGCGGAGCCGAACAAACCGCTTCAGCCGCTCCCGCTCAATCAGCGAAACCAGTCGGTCAGTCCTTTCGATCCATCCTATGTGAGCCCGTATGTTCAGAATTTCAATCTGGCCGTGACCCGCACAGTACAGAGAAACCTGACAGTCGACGTTCGATGGGTGGCGACTCGAGGCGTGAAACTGCGCGGGCAGGAAAATCTCAATCAGGTGAACTATCTGAACAATGGATTGCTCGACGCGCTGACGGTGACGCGGGCCGGCGGCGAAGCGCCGCTGCTCGACACCATGTTTGCAGGCGTCAACGTCGGCGGCGCGGGCTTCGGACCTGTCGGAACGACGTTAAACGGCGTGGTGCAAAGAGGATCGGATGAACTGCGTGGAAATACCACCTTCAGAACCAATATCGCGAACGGCAACTTTGCCGCAGTCGCGAGTTCGATCAACACATCCCTGTTGAACGCCAGTGCGGGCGCCGGCGGCCTGCTGGGCCCCGAGCCTGCGAACTTCATCACGAACAACCCGCAGTTCCTCAATGTGAATTTGCAGTCGAATCCGGGCAGCTCCATTTACCACTCGCTGCAAACACAAATGACGCTGCGGCCGGTCCAGGGGATCAGCTACCAGGCAACTTACTCGTTCCAGCGCGGCATCGACAACTTCGGCAGCGGGACCAGCTGGCTGAACGTACTCAACAGGAATCTGGACAGGACGGTCCAGACCACTTCCCATAAGCACGACTTCAGAATCAACGGCACGTTCGAGTTGCCGGTCGGGCCGAACCGGTTGCTGCTCCGCAACAGTTCCGGCGTTCTGGCGCGGATCGTCGAGCAATGGAATGCCAGCGCGATCGTCAACCTGGTTTCCGGAAGCCCCTTGAGCATCACCGGCACGAACACCTACCTTGGAGGAGGCCATCCCGACGTCGTTGGAGCGCTGGATGTCCTTAAACGCGGAAAGGCCGCGATGACCTCGCTCTTCCCGACGTACTGGCCTACGGGTACCTTCACCGTCATCAGCGACCCGCAGTGTGCCGCAGTCACGGCCCTGCAGAGCACTCAGGCATCGTGCACCAACAATGCACTGGCGGATGCGTCAGGCCACCCGCTGGTGGTGAATTCTCAACCCGGAAAGCTTGGCAACCTCGGCAACGGCGCTCTCTATGGACCTGGAACGATCCGGTTCGATTTGAGCGCCGCCAAGACGGTGAAAATCGGTGAAACCAAGAGCGCCCAGGTCCGGATCGACGCGACCAACGTGTTAAACCATCCCTTGATGGGCAATCCCAATCTGAGCATCAACTCAAACACCTTCGGCCAGATCACGACGGTGACGGGATCCCGGACGTTCCAGGGAACGTTGCGTTTCAATTTCTAAGAGCGGGGTGTGTTTTTAGCCGCAGATGACGCGGATTACGCAGATGGGGCGCAAAAAGGGACTTATGATGCGCCCCATCTGCGTAATCCGCGTCATCTGCGGCTAAACCACCCTTCGACGCGCAGCCTAAAGAATTGACATAACAGAGTGGCGGTGCTACGTTTCAGGTCGTTGAATACCTATGCATAAAGCCTATCGTTTTCTTCCGTTACTGACCGTGATGCTGGGCTGTCTACCGGCCTTCGCGCAACCTACGCGTCCGTCGACTCCTCCCGACATAACGGGGGAATGGCGGCTGGACAACGACGAGGATGAAGCCCCCGGTATCGGGGGACAGCCTACCCTGGGCGACTATCTCGGGATACCGCTCAATGAAGCCGGCCGAATGCGCGCCGACACTTCCGCGGAGTCGATCTGGGGAACTCCGGAATATGTGTGCCGGCCGCAGACCGCCCCTCACCAGTGGCGGGCGCTCGGAGGAGCACGCATCCTGAAGGAGGAAGACCCTCTTTCCAGGGACATCAAGGCCTATCACATCCAGTTCATGCGGTCTCTCGATTGGCCCATATATATGGACGGGCGGCAGCATCCGCCGGCGTGGGCGCCGCATAGCTGGTCGGGTTTTTCGACGGGTGAGTGGGTCGGAAATACTTTGAAGGTGACGACCACCCACCTGAAGGATGGCTATCTACGTCGCGGTGGTCCACAAACCAGCGACCTGTATCAGATGATTGATTACATCACGCGGCACGGAGACATCCTGTCGATTGTCACCGTCATCGATGACCCGGTCTACGAAGACGAACCCTTTGTGCAGTCCACCACGTATGCGTATGACTTGACGGCGACGACCAACTGGGAAACCTGCAATGGATCCGAATTCGCCGAAAGCGGAGGGACCGATCCGCACTGGGTGCCCCATTTCCTTCCCGGCCAGAACACAGCGCTGACAGAGTGGTTGAAAACCGCGCCCTGGATTCCTGAAGAACCCACAAGGGGCGGCGTGAAAACCCTCTACCCGGAGTATTTGCCGGCGTTGAAAGGTGCGGCCAAACTCAACGACGTGAGGGTTCCGGTGTCCCGCTCCGCCGTTGCGATCGATAAGAGCATCGCGGACGAAAGCCCCAAAGACGGGCAAGTCCATATCCTGCCCGTGCAGGGCAACGTCTACATGCTGATTGCCGATGGCACCAACATCACCGCGTCGGTTGGTTTGGATGGCGTCACGGTGGTGAACACGGGTTCGGCACAGATGTCCGATAAAGTGTTGGCTGCCCTTAAACAACTTTCCACGGCTGTTGTGAATCCTCCCGCCCCGAACAATTGTCTTGGCATCAATTGCCCTGGGACGATGGGATGGGCCAGTGCTTACATGGGCGCCTTCATCAGCTCTACCGCGCCGCCAAAGCCGATTCGCTACGTTATCGACACCAGCGGGGCGCCGGAGCATATCGGCGGTAATCAGAAACTTG
Above is a window of Terriglobia bacterium DNA encoding:
- a CDS encoding CopG family transcriptional regulator encodes the protein MHDVGKDLTPHLDLAKSTRPGRVFQRVNADFPVDLLDAIDREARRIGVSRQAFIKLRLADLITAR
- a CDS encoding TonB-dependent receptor → MRKVVRCLIVVVCVGLSVGLSTAAFAQTINASLSGTVQDSTQALIPGVTITATNTETGVTATTVTNETGVYNFSSLQPGRSYSVSAELPGFRTKLVKDVALGSALQVRQNFVLEVGETASTTVDVSAAIDSTLATTTVSVGNDLSGDKVRNLPLVGNNVLDMINIMPGYTPPPTLNNSTVAAQATLYGLSVMSVNTTMDGISVQDSRYDLGINSATHINPDLVDEIRLIVSPADAETGRGSGQVQILTKSGTNKFSGHAFWNVQNPALNANTWSNNRTGVKPDWFNQQQYSVSFGGPIVKNKTFFFALYEGQKMNSRSLATATVMTAEARKGNFRFFPGIANGNTDSATTCTGATPTAPVVDLLGNPVALSRLQAACPGITALGPMQTVSVYGRDPNRLALDSTGYVQRVINSMPMPNYFGGSGDGLNQAQFRWIQHGDSLIGGQQGLEPDVNRNQVNVKIDHNFNARNKLTFSISDERRHSTTARAVYPTAEQWAGHTERLPRVITSQLTSTLSPRIVNEFRFGFQRTKGGTTYPYDDPATKDAIFKYLPVINGVPLIGLPLTYSSNALNPGLNTNISTNHLTSFADTLSFLKGKHAYKGGVEIRALSAAGYNSANGIPHAIGGAGTIAVQGFTPALIPGLIGSTTTGTIAGAQNLLLALNGSISSVSQAYILTSAKQTNNYVGYAPNDSTNEFKYREYDHNEVSLFFKDDWKLRPSLTINLGVRWEYYGVPWEANGLLASVVGGGLAGGFGYTGTGWADWGKYGAQNGALTTVQFVGKNSTHSGQQLYNTDWNNFGPNVGFTWSLPWFGKDKTALRGGYGVSYQTGVTPIDLDTFVSTLPGLSDTPPSAFAAATNLTNVSLPVAEPNKPLQPLPLNQRNQSVSPFDPSYVSPYVQNFNLAVTRTVQRNLTVDVRWVATRGVKLRGQENLNQVNYLNNGLLDALTVTRAGGEAPLLDTMFAGVNVGGAGFGPVGTTLNGVVQRGSDELRGNTTFRTNIANGNFAAVASSINTSLLNASAGAGGLLGPEPANFITNNPQFLNVNLQSNPGSSIYHSLQTQMTLRPVQGISYQATYSFQRGIDNFGSGTSWLNVLNRNLDRTVQTTSHKHDFRINGTFELPVGPNRLLLRNSSGVLARIVEQWNASAIVNLVSGSPLSITGTNTYLGGGHPDVVGALDVLKRGKAAMTSLFPTYWPTGTFTVISDPQCAAVTALQSTQASCTNNALADASGHPLVVNSQPGKLGNLGNGALYGPGTIRFDLSAAKTVKIGETKSAQVRIDATNVLNHPLMGNPNLSINSNTFGQITTVTGSRTFQGTLRFNF